The Fictibacillus phosphorivorans genomic sequence TAACAGACCCATACTTTGAAAAATGTCCATTATGTAATGAAGAAGTCCACATTAATGGTGATTCATTTATTGGAGCTGGACCTCCACATGAGCAAACATATTGGCTTAAGTGCAGATGTGGTCATGAATGGGATACACACGATTTAGTACATGATATTTATTAATATTAGAGGACCATAAGGTCCTCTTTGTTATTTTTAGTACAGTCAATTATATAAAATAGCCATTTCTTTTCTTTTTTTTATGGCTCTATATAATGTCGCTTTTGAAACAGTAGTCATTTCTTCAATTTCTTTCACGGTATACTGTTCTGTCTTATAAAGTTTCATAGCCTTCTCTACTTGTCTATTATCCTTTTTTGGTCTACCACCTTTACGCCCTCTTGCTCTTGCTGATTCAAGCCCTGCTTTCGTTCTGTCCCTGATAATATCTCTCTCAAGTTCTGCTATACTTGCCATTGTACGAAAGAAGAATCTCCCCATTGGTGTTGCTGTATCAATCTGGTCTTGAATAGATATAAAGTTAACTTGTTTCTCGGCGAATAAGTCTGATAGTTCAATAAGATGTTTTGTACTTCTGCTTATACGGTCTAATTTATAGACTACAACTTTATCACCTTTCCGCAATTTTTCTATCATTTTCTCTAACTGTGGTCTATCCTTTTTACCACCACTCATTTTTTCTTGGAACACTTCTTCTACTCCATACTTTGAAAAAGCGTCTAACTGTAAATCTAAATTTTGGTCTTGTGTTGAAACCCGTGCATAACCAAAAATCATATTTACCAAATCCCTTCTTTTTTTCTTCCTTTTATTGTATCAAAAAGGGTCGCATCAAAAAAGTATTGATTCATAGTTTTAGGTATGAGTTTTGATACTTAATATTGTTTGAAACTATAGTAATTAATTACTATAAAATGATGTGAATAAAAGTATCATTAACCTTCGTTTTTGACACGAAAAATAAAAAATCAATCCAGCGTATACCTTTTCCCTTCATTAAGTGCTTAGATGATACAAAATGAACATTCATCGATAATTGAATTAGTTTTTTACATTTTTATACAAAATATGATAATATTTAACTATTAATATATTAATTGGAGGTATGTAATGAAAAATCATATTTATCAAATTGAAATTAACAATGTTTCAAATTCCGCTGCTGCTCAATTCAAAGATTTAAAATATTTAATTAGGGAATCAGATTTAGATAAATTAATAGGTGAATCATTTCCATTGCAAGAATTTAATTTGGAATCAAAACTACTTATAGATGGTTCTAAAGAACTCCTATCATCCTTTGAAAAAGTAGACGAAGAAAAACTAGATATAATCGAAGAATTAAAAAACATTGAATATATTGGTCTTTCTGAGGATAGTGAAATTATTTTAAGATTTAAAAATGAAGTATTTCATGAAGATTTTAATGCAGCAGGAGTTTATGACTTTTCATATGATTTTTTAGATAATTCTTTTAATATGGGTAAGTTTTCTAGATTTTGTATCTCGAACTCCTACAATGACCTATTAAAAGAAAACATAACTCAACTATTTGATAAATTACCCTCATTAAAAAAACAATACAGGTTTATAAAAAACAATAATGAATGGTTTTTAAGAGGGTTGACATCCACGAGATATAATAACTACGATAACCACCTTGCTATCTACTTAACATTAATCTCTCTCCATAAATATTCACAAAAAAATCAAACTAAATTTAACTTAGAGAAAGCTTTCTTAACTGACTCAGAAATTAATATCTTCTTTATTCAACAAAACCCAATTAAGATTTCAAATTTTGGGGAGATTCAATTTGGGGTTTATGTTTCTAATAATGAGATAAAAGAAGGTACATTTTCTCTCGAATTAAGATATACAGTAATAAACGAGCAAGGTAAAAATTTTAGTGGATTGTCCAACTTTGTTTTTAATATCAGTCATTCAACAGGTATCAGTAATGTTAAAGAAAAATTAGCGTTTTCAGATAAAATCAATGAACTAAAAGAAATTACTATACAACATATTACAAATATTAAAAAGAGTAAATTGACTGAAAATCAGCTATATATGATTTTTAGAAAGATTCATTCCTCCACACAAAAATTAAGTAAAGAAGCTAGAGATAAAGCAAAAAATTATTATGATTCGAGTCTCGTTGATAATACACTCACAATAGTTGATGCATTTGACAAATTTAACGAAATAACTACAGATGTGGAAGAAAGAATTTACCTCGAAAGAATTTATAATGAAGTAATAAAAGAATTTAACAATAATCAATAAATCAGTATTTAGTACTCTTTTTATTAGTTTATGTCTAAATTAATTGTTAAAAAACCCTAAAACAAATGTTCTTTAGGGTTTTTGTTTTTTATAAAAAGAGCAATTTATTCAGCCGCCTATATTCGTCTTTCGACTTTTTAAAGCCTTTTAAATAACTTCCTTTTTCTATTTTAACGATAGTATTATCTTCCACATAAATGTAAAGATTCCCATACCTATATAGGATAACTCCCGCTTCCTCACTTGCTTTTACAGATAGAAGTATATTTCTGGTTAATTTTCGCTGTGCAATAACTTTAGAACAGTTATTATTCTTTGTTTCACGCTGATAAGCTATAAATGCCTTATGACTTAAATCAAATAAGGGTATAGTTATTTCCATTGCCTCTTTCTCTTCATAAACCCCCCGAGCAATATCATGAGCAAGGTTATCTTTGCTAGGTATACATGCAAACTGTATATTTCTCTTCTGGAGTGAACGTAGAATTATCTGAGTACGTTTCTTGAACCAATTGCTTTGCCCTATTAAAGAGCGGTTAACAAAATCAGAATCGAAATATATGATTCCGTCTGTTAACTGTAGGTGCTGAATTTCTTCAACTAGATATTCAAGTGCTAAAAATTCTAAAAAGTTTGCAGTTATACGCATCGAGCTTTGTGATAACTCAAACCTATTTGTATAAGTGCTATTATCTGTTTTGATAAGGCAGCCTATGTACGGATGCCCCTTAAAAATAGAAGCATCACAGTAAGAAGTGAACATTATTAATTCACCCGCTTTTTTACATGAATTATAACATATTTTGGTAGTTTATTAGCTAGTAATGAAATAGCAAACCCTCAATAAAATTGAGATTTTATTGAAGGGATGAATGTTATTACGTTAACTTGCATCTGCACGAATTCTTCTAAGTTTTCCAAAATTATATGGAATATCATTGTGAATTGAACTTAGAATACAGCCCCTATCAATGTCAAATGTCATCCATGAGTGACCAGTAGAAAAATAATCAATGGCTAAAGTATACATTTCTTTTATTACTTCTTCACTCGGTAAATAATCACGTCTAGAAATAATTCTAATCTCTCTCCATCCCCTACGATAAAGAACGTAACTTCTCCTTTTACATTTCTCATTAAATTCTTCTACTGTAAGTCTACCAAGTTTAACTTTTAAGTCATGACCACTTCCGTCATACTCAACATAAATTTTTTCCTTTTCAAAAGCTAAATCAACTTGCAAAGTCTTAATTGGAAAGTTGATTTTACCTCCTAAAATTTCAAATAGATATAATTGTTGTTTTGAAGTAGGGGCAGTTTGGTTTTTATATACTGTTTTTAATATTTTCTCTCGAATTAGTTTGTTAGATAAAACACATTCGTGCCCGTATTTTGCTATATTAGTTTCTTTTAACTTTTGAGTCCCACACTTCGGACAATCTACGCCATTTTTAAACACGTCTGGACTAATAGAATGTGCATTACCACATTTACAAATGTAATCTACTTTATATTTAACACCTTTGTATTCTTCTTGAGACGTAATTAACTGACAACCTCTTTTAAAAAATAATTGTTTTACTTTATCATAGGGAGTTTTTTTTCTTTCACTTCTTCCTTCATCTGAACATCCCATGCATTTTAAATCCCCACAATTAAGCCAACTATCAAATGTAGTATTACGAATATGACCGTAAGGACATTTTACTTTAATAGGATTTTTCATATTAGTGTAATCAGACAATAACTCAAAGCCTTTTGATTTTAAGACTTTACTTACTTTCATGGTATCCCAACGAGTAATAATTCGCCGACAGATACTACACATTAAAACCTTTCTAAAATATGCAAAGCTAATAGTTTCTTTTTCATTACCACAGCTACATCTAAATCTATGTTGGTGATGAGCATTTACATAGTATGGGTCTAAGAATTTACATTTGTTTTTTTCAAAGTGTTTCCTCACTTCTGCTAAAGTGTACTTCATTTTGTGTGGTTTCTTGTCCATGTTAAATCTCTCCTTTTAATTTAATTGATAAATAGAATTACCAAATAAAGAAGAGAATATACATTTAACTAAAATTATTTATTATAACCAAATGCTAAATAAAGTATTCATTGTTTAATAAAATTTCACAAAAATATTCTGAGTGTAATACACTCAGAATTAATTAACTCTTTGCAAACATCGGGATACCTTAGTTCTTGCTATCGATTAATCATTCCCAATTATATGGCTAATATCATACTTGCTTTTCTGTGGTATATAAGTAGTTTCTCTGGTATCAATCATATCTCTCTGACTATCTAATAATTTCTCATTCTCTAAAATAGCTTGTCGTATTCTATTTTCCGCCTTTTCCATTTTGTTTTTTATTTTTTGCGCTCCACATTCACTTTTTTGTATTCCAGCAATTCTTTTGTCAGCATGTTCTTTTAGTACAAAACATTTACTGGTTAAGTAAATATAAAAATCGTTTTCTGTTAACCAGCTGTCATCGCCAGTTTCAAACCAATTATTAGGTCTCGTTTCAATAGACATCATTGATTTAGTTTCAGACTTAGCATTAGTATTTATTTCTTTTGCTAAGTTGAATTCTGTGGACTTTTTTTTGTTTATTTCATAGCTGTTGGTTTCTTGACGTATTTCTCCAGAAGGAGTTATAAAATAATCTCCTCTATGTTTAATAATTAAACCCTTTTTTTGACACTCAGAGATAAGTTTAACTGCAGTTTGGTGTGAAACATCTAGAACCCGCTCCCATTCATAATAAGATATTCTATAATCTATTTGAGAACGCCAAGAAACATATGATATTATCTTGAGTTGTTTTCCGTTTTTTACACTACTATACATATTTTCCGTTATCTGGGTGAATCCCATATAAGTCCATTTTCCACTTTTTACTGAGTTAGTGTAAATAGGATGTTTTAAGTCAATAATGCTTATTTTTAAACTGGAATTATTCTTTATTTCACTAGAAGTGTGGTGAATAGAAATATATTCCTTCGTTTCTAAACTTAATAATGCTTTCTTTATCTTTGATTTTCGTCTAGAAGAATTGCTATCAAAAGACACCATTATTGAGCTTAGAAATTCAATATTTGTTAAAACGAGATGTGGATTTCGAGCTTGTACGATTGTACCTAAATAATAAAAAAGCAAAAACTCCTCATCAGTTACATACAAGTCTGTATCAAAAGCAAACATACAGTTAGGCATCGCTACAAAGTAATCTTCAGTTTTTTTTGTCATAAATAATCTCCATTCAATATAAGTATCACCTTCCGATTAATGTTATGGTTTATGTTATTTTCTTTATGTTCTTTATTTGGTATCTACTGTCTAGAAGATGTATAAATTAAGACACCGAATTTATTATTAATTCATAGAATCTGTACAAATTTATACTTAATTTATAATAGATATGTATAGATTTATACAAAAAAAGCTAACACGAAAGCATAAACAAATAAGTGGGAGACAAAAACTTAGTCAAAGATAATAGAAATAAGCCAAGTTTTTGCTTTAATGTTTACGCTAATCAATGTTAGCTTTATGTTTTAGTATGTTGTTGGTTTATAATTTAATGTTTTGTAATAACTAGTTTATTATAAATGACTTAACTGATAAAGTAAATACCTGTAAGTAATAAATAGTTAATTTTGGGATTATTTCCATTCGTATCGTAAAAATATAATACGGGGTCTTTGCCTAAGTGTGATACCTAGCTATGTGACAACTCTTTCAACTTGAATACTATAAAGTACCCCCCTCCATTTTTTGAATCGAGAGCAGGGTTTTATTAACAAAACTTCACGTGACAATTTACATTCCGATATATGATATATGGATTGATATTTAGAAAGTGAGGATAAATAATTGTTAGATTTAAGTTCTGTTGATACATCCGTTTTAAACAAAATGGCATTTATATTAGGAATATCCTTTTTCGGAGTATTTATATTAGCGTTACTTCTTGAAAAACTATTAGAAGTTCTAAAAATACCAAAGGCACTATCTTTACCTTTGGTGAGAGTTGGTGCTGTATTTGGATTTCTTTATCTAGTTGTAGCTCTAGGAGAGAAATATATGTAAATTTTCTAAAAAGAGAGGCAAAATTATTATGGGAATAACTATAAAAGAATGGGGTAAACGAGTAGCTAGTAGAACTGATTTAACTGGCAGATTAACTCATTTAACAAAACCGAGCGGCGTTGATTTTTCTTGTTTGAGTTTTGAGGATATAAATCTTAGAGCAGTTGATAATCTAATAAAAATTTTAAAAGAAGGAAAAATAATAGGTAGTCAAACCAAACCAGGTTTTATAATTGGAAAACAAAAAGCAGTATGTTTCCAGGATGCTCCTTTATATGCGTTAATTCAAAATGTCGAACACGAAAGGCAGAGAAGAGAGAGAAATAATTATGAAAAACTAAGATATTGTGGAGTGGGACTTTCATTTGTTAAACCTTACATCTACCATTACTATGGGGGGAGACCAGTAATTTACGAAGAATCGAAAACTGCAAAGGCTTTTTTGCCATCTGAAGAGTGGTGGCGTATAGTAGATATTGAATATAAGATAGATAATGATTGGGACATAGTTGACTGGACTCATGAGCGGGAATGGAGAATTCCAGGTGATATGATAATTAATGAAGGTTACCCTCATATCATTGTTTATAATCCTACATGTGCACAGTATTTTTTAAATCATTGTCCAAAAGAAATATTAAATAAAACTTATGGAATTACAACTTTAACTAGTTTATTGCACTAGTATTTGGGTTTATATGAAATGATATAATCACTACTAACTTAAGAAAAATCGGTGTAATAACTAGCACCGATTTTTAATATGAAAATTTGTTGAAGTATTTAGGTCAAATCAGTATAATCAAACTAACAGAATGAATGAAAGCGTTGATAAATTACCAGCATACATTGGGGGCTTAGCTCAGCTGGGAGAGCGTTTGGCTGGCAGCCAAAAGGTCAGCGGTTCGATCCCGCTAGTCTCCACCATACATAAGCAATTAATCCCTTGAGTTAACTCAAGGGATTTTTTTGAACAAAAATCACAAAAAGTATCATGCTTTAAAACGCATGATACTTTCTTCCATTTATTCTTCTCTATTTTTATTCCTTGGATCTTGTTCTTCAGCAAATTCAGTTGCATATCTGAAACCTGGTCTGAATCTTCTTTGTTGCCTTCCAGTTCTATCTCTATTTTTTGAAGGCATGTGCTTTAATAAATATTGATGCACAAAAACTTCTGTAGCGGTGATAATACCAGCTGCGATCACACTTCCCCACGCAATCTGCATATACCCATTCAACAGGATCGATCCGAAAATCCAAACCACCATATACGCTAGAATAAACTCTGCCATCAACGTGTTGTTCTTTCCTATTCTAGGTAAGAGGATTCGATCAGCTACGATGTAAGTGATAACAGTCGTCGTAACCGCAAAAGAAACAATATCACTGATCGAAGCGTCAAAGAAGAGATCGAGTCCGATCCAAAATGCGATTAGACACACAATAAATTTCATCATAATGACTTTTACTTGTTCCATAAAAAAAACCTCCTTAATCTGTTCCTAGTTTGCAACAAATAGTGGAGGTTCATACTTCTACCTATCGTTTGATTTCGAAAACATGTACTTTATTCAGAAACTGCTTGGAGAATGCTCTCTTTTTCCTTCTCCAGCTTCATATTTGAACTTTTATCGAGCAAACTAAACATAATGAATACGACTGTTGATAAAGGTAACGCGTAGAATAGAGGATCAATATGTGTCCATGGGTAAGGAAGTATGGCCGGTTTTCTAAACCACGCTTGTGATAAGCCAATAGCAACAGATTCTTTAAGATGTAAGAATAGGAATCCGATAATACTCACAGAAAAACCAACGATCATACTTGCTATGGCTGCGGACTTCGTAGCTCTTTTCCAATAAAGAGCTCCTATCAATGCTGGCATAAATCCAGCAGCACAGATACCAAACCAAAAAGCAGTGGCTTGGGCGATAATTCCAGCTGGTAGTAAATAAGCTAATATGACAGCAGCGATTACTCCAATGAGCACGCCAATTCGTGAAGGGTTGAGCTTTGATCCAAATAAGGATTGAACACCAAGAGTTTTTAAAATATCTTGGCCAAACGCTGTGGCTTGAACATGAATGAGTGAACTTATCGTAGAGATTGTGGCGGATAATAATGTGAGTGTAAACAGATAGATAAACCACTCCGGCATGATTTGATTGATAAAGATTGGAATGATAAGATCAACATTTCCTTTGGCGGCTGTTAACGCGATCTCACCCGTTTTTTCATAAAAATAAAGATTGCTTAACGGGCCAATCACAAAAGCTGCACCTGTCATAAAAAAGATAAAAACACCGCCGACTAAGACAGAACGATAAAGTGCTCGATCATCTTTTACAGTCATGCATCTCATTGCGAGTTGAGGTTGCGCCAATACTCCTATGCCAACTCCCATGATTATGGTACTTACAATGGTCCACCAAAGCGGCGATCCAAATTCAGGCATGCTTGTCCAGCCTTGATGACCTTGATCGACAAGAGCTTGAGGTACAAGATCTTTCATTGCCGTTAATCCGTTATGCCCTTCCATAATGCCACCTACTGCTTGATAGGTAACAAATAAAAAGATAGCCATTCCTACCAACATGACAACCGCACCAAACGCATCGGTATACATAACGGCCTTAATCCCACCTGTTACTACATAGATGCCAATGATTGCAGCCAGTAAGATAAGAGCAAGATTAAAGTTCATCGAAAGTGATTCTTGAAGAAATCTTCCCCCACCGATCAAAACAATACTTGTATAAGCTGGCATCAAAATAAAAATCATTGCTCCTGAAAAAACAGTGATAAATTTTGAATCATACCTTTTTCCTAACAGAGTAGGAAACGTAGTAGCGTTAAGGTCTAGTGAAAGCTTTCTGATTTTTGTTCCAAAAATCGCAAATGCTACAAATATACCTAGT encodes the following:
- a CDS encoding recombinase family protein, yielding MIFGYARVSTQDQNLDLQLDAFSKYGVEEVFQEKMSGGKKDRPQLEKMIEKLRKGDKVVVYKLDRISRSTKHLIELSDLFAEKQVNFISIQDQIDTATPMGRFFFRTMASIAELERDIIRDRTKAGLESARARGRKGGRPKKDNRQVEKAMKLYKTEQYTVKEIEEMTTVSKATLYRAIKKRKEMAILYN
- a CDS encoding sodium:solute symporter family protein, with the protein product MNFAVLIPILIIYMGIMSWLAYYGYKKTVTESDYLVGGRNIHPVIMALSYGATFISTSAIVGFGGVSAAHGFSLLWLAFLNIVLGIFVAFAIFGTKIRKLSLDLNATTFPTLLGKRYDSKFITVFSGAMIFILMPAYTSIVLIGGGRFLQESLSMNFNLALILLAAIIGIYVVTGGIKAVMYTDAFGAVVMLVGMAIFLFVTYQAVGGIMEGHNGLTAMKDLVPQALVDQGHQGWTSMPEFGSPLWWTIVSTIIMGVGIGVLAQPQLAMRCMTVKDDRALYRSVLVGGVFIFFMTGAAFVIGPLSNLYFYEKTGEIALTAAKGNVDLIIPIFINQIMPEWFIYLFTLTLLSATISTISSLIHVQATAFGQDILKTLGVQSLFGSKLNPSRIGVLIGVIAAVILAYLLPAGIIAQATAFWFGICAAGFMPALIGALYWKRATKSAAIASMIVGFSVSIIGFLFLHLKESVAIGLSQAWFRKPAILPYPWTHIDPLFYALPLSTVVFIMFSLLDKSSNMKLEKEKESILQAVSE
- a CDS encoding YndM family protein, producing MEQVKVIMMKFIVCLIAFWIGLDLFFDASISDIVSFAVTTTVITYIVADRILLPRIGKNNTLMAEFILAYMVVWIFGSILLNGYMQIAWGSVIAAGIITATEVFVHQYLLKHMPSKNRDRTGRQQRRFRPGFRYATEFAEEQDPRNKNREE